A genome region from Natronosalvus rutilus includes the following:
- a CDS encoding formate/nitrite transporter family protein → MSDDDDSAVEIPQRAESGAPAYGTVMPDRFSSDEVFQRVVADADHEITSGTRELFFSALAGGFSITLTFLVYASMSTKTESDIVAALLYPLGFIYIIIGGYQLYTENTLPPVALVLERLSSVPTLLRHWVIVLAGNFAGGALGAVALAYGGVFDAQSAEMAIYFAEKGIETPATSLFFKGTFAGLVVAGVVWINFAVRDTTSRLLVVYLAFLTVPLGNLFHVVVSFTEVVYLTLVLGDVGVIFPAMTQFVIPVLLGNTLGGVLLVTVVNYYQTSERRLDIDRYENTRRLSVREWLLGSLSGRTYVPVVDTVETIVRDEDSYRILVPIANPRTESQLVEFACALAETKEKGQVHVVHIVQAPQHVADSSGHDDRIVGESDRLLEDIRRIGDGYDVEFGTSTIVSPRSFEEIFDRARRTRPDLVLMGWGQDQLWTSARAESHLDELTNRLPTDFLVIKDRGLDPSRILLPTAGGPDSDLSAEVARMLEAGADAEITLLHVVDDPADRAAGEAFLSDWANDHGLDGAEIVVDDSGDVERAICRTAKDLEATIVMMGATERGLLSRLVRDALHIDVARVVEGSVLLSERPSERTFTERLFGADSAEDRRLDEYRNREENAEAAEPRT, encoded by the coding sequence ATGAGTGACGACGACGATTCCGCAGTGGAGATTCCACAGCGGGCCGAGAGTGGCGCGCCGGCGTACGGGACGGTCATGCCTGACCGGTTTTCGTCCGATGAAGTCTTCCAGCGCGTCGTCGCCGACGCCGATCACGAGATCACCTCCGGAACGCGCGAACTCTTCTTCAGCGCGCTTGCCGGCGGCTTCTCGATCACGCTCACGTTCCTGGTCTACGCCTCGATGTCGACGAAGACTGAGAGCGACATCGTCGCCGCCTTGCTCTACCCGCTGGGGTTCATCTACATCATCATCGGCGGCTACCAGCTCTACACCGAAAACACCCTGCCACCGGTCGCGCTGGTCCTCGAGCGCCTCTCGTCGGTCCCGACGTTGCTTCGCCACTGGGTAATCGTCCTCGCCGGAAACTTCGCCGGCGGCGCGCTCGGGGCGGTGGCTCTCGCCTACGGCGGCGTCTTCGACGCCCAATCGGCGGAGATGGCGATCTACTTCGCCGAGAAGGGCATCGAAACCCCGGCTACGAGTCTCTTCTTCAAAGGGACGTTCGCCGGCTTGGTCGTCGCGGGCGTCGTCTGGATCAACTTCGCCGTTCGCGACACAACCTCGAGGCTGCTCGTCGTCTACCTGGCTTTCCTGACGGTTCCGCTCGGCAACCTGTTCCACGTCGTCGTCTCCTTCACCGAGGTGGTGTACCTCACCCTCGTCCTCGGTGACGTTGGGGTGATCTTTCCGGCAATGACCCAGTTCGTGATCCCGGTGTTGCTCGGAAACACCCTCGGGGGTGTCCTGCTCGTCACCGTCGTCAACTACTACCAGACCAGCGAGCGGCGACTCGACATCGACCGATACGAGAACACCAGGCGACTCTCCGTCCGCGAGTGGCTCCTCGGGTCGCTCTCGGGGCGTACCTACGTCCCCGTCGTCGACACGGTCGAGACGATCGTTCGCGACGAGGACTCCTACCGGATCCTCGTCCCCATCGCCAATCCGCGAACCGAATCCCAGCTCGTCGAGTTCGCCTGCGCACTGGCAGAAACCAAAGAGAAGGGGCAGGTCCACGTCGTCCACATCGTTCAGGCCCCCCAGCACGTCGCCGACAGCAGCGGCCACGACGACCGAATAGTTGGCGAGTCCGACCGCCTGCTTGAGGACATTCGCCGAATCGGCGACGGCTACGACGTGGAGTTCGGGACGTCGACTATCGTCTCTCCCCGGTCGTTCGAGGAAATCTTCGACCGCGCCCGGCGGACCCGCCCCGACCTCGTGCTCATGGGGTGGGGACAGGATCAGCTGTGGACCTCCGCCCGCGCCGAGAGCCACCTCGACGAACTCACGAACCGCCTCCCGACGGACTTCCTCGTGATCAAAGACCGCGGGCTCGACCCGTCGCGGATCCTCCTCCCGACTGCCGGCGGCCCCGACTCAGATCTCAGCGCCGAAGTCGCACGCATGCTCGAGGCCGGCGCCGACGCCGAGATTACCCTCCTGCACGTCGTCGACGACCCGGCCGACCGGGCGGCGGGCGAAGCGTTCCTCTCCGACTGGGCGAACGATCACGGCCTCGACGGTGCCGAAATCGTCGTCGACGACTCGGGCGACGTCGAGCGGGCGATCTGTCGAACGGCCAAAGACCTGGAGGCCACAATTGTCATGATGGGCGCGACCGAGCGCGGCCTGCTCTCGCGGCTCGTCCGAGACGCCCTCCACATCGACGTCGCCCGGGTCGTCGAGGGGTCGGTGCTGCTCTCGGAACGACCGTCCGAACGAACGTTCACCGAGCGGCTGTTCGGAGCGGATTCGGCGGAAGACCGTCGGCTCGATGAGTATCGCAATCGGGAGGAAAACGCAGAGGCAGCCGAGCCCAGAACGTAG
- a CDS encoding AMP-binding protein, with amino-acid sequence MEGDLIDEVVHEPDEAFVESTNVRAFMREYGIEDYDDLIERTTTDRGDGESGVEWFWDELVDYLGIDFYADYDQVRDDSDGPQFTDWYPGGELNIAHNTVDRHADLEAANRNRVAIIWEGEDGEVREITYHELHRQANRVANYLESAGVETGDTVGLYMPMVPEVVSILYGCFKVGAIAVPIFSGFGLDAVATRIEDAECSVLFTGDGFYRRGSPITLKGSADDAIAQAGHVKHTVVFDRLGSSNAGDDEDDGPAAGVEIPWNDARDAWWHDAVESQSDEYESKSLPSSQESMLLYSSGTTGTPKGIVHTHAGVQTQCAKELHFGFDLKPADRFFWVSDIGWMMGPWTLIGVHTFGGSVFMYEGAPDHPNPDRFWEMIDRHKLTQFGISPTAIRALRKHGDEWLEGHDLSSLRILGSTGEPWDPESWQWFYENVSGSKAPIVNISGGTEICGCFLMPMPDQPLKPCTLGGPGLGMDIDIVDRDGNSVKDDHERGFLVTRDSCPSMTKSLWSGDERYLEEYWSTFEDLWDHGDWAQQDEDGFWFLHGRADDALNVAGRKVGPAEIEGVLIDHEAVNQAAAVGVPDDTTGTAVVAYAILEDGVDESEELREELREQIGEEHGKPFRPREILFVDAFPKTQSGKIIRRAIEAAYTGEDLGDLSSLENPDALEALEDAR; translated from the coding sequence ATGGAAGGGGACCTGATCGACGAGGTGGTTCACGAACCCGACGAGGCGTTCGTCGAGTCCACCAACGTCCGGGCGTTCATGCGCGAGTACGGCATCGAGGACTACGACGACCTGATCGAGCGCACCACGACCGACCGGGGCGACGGCGAAAGCGGAGTCGAGTGGTTCTGGGACGAACTGGTCGACTACCTGGGCATCGACTTCTACGCGGACTACGACCAGGTCCGGGACGACAGCGACGGCCCGCAGTTCACCGACTGGTACCCCGGCGGCGAGCTCAACATCGCCCACAACACCGTCGACCGTCACGCCGACCTCGAGGCCGCGAACCGAAACCGGGTCGCCATCATCTGGGAGGGCGAAGACGGCGAGGTCCGGGAGATTACCTACCACGAACTCCACCGCCAGGCCAACAGGGTGGCGAACTACCTCGAGTCGGCAGGCGTCGAAACGGGCGACACCGTCGGGCTGTACATGCCGATGGTGCCGGAAGTGGTGTCGATCCTGTACGGCTGTTTCAAAGTCGGCGCCATCGCCGTCCCCATCTTCTCGGGCTTCGGCCTCGACGCCGTCGCCACCCGCATCGAAGACGCCGAGTGTTCGGTCCTCTTTACGGGCGACGGCTTCTACCGCCGCGGCAGTCCGATCACGCTCAAGGGGAGCGCCGACGACGCCATCGCCCAGGCGGGCCACGTCAAGCACACGGTCGTCTTCGATCGACTGGGCTCGAGCAATGCCGGCGACGATGAGGATGATGGCCCGGCTGCCGGCGTCGAAATCCCCTGGAACGACGCCCGCGACGCGTGGTGGCACGATGCCGTCGAGAGCCAGAGCGACGAGTATGAGAGCAAGTCGCTGCCCTCGAGCCAGGAATCGATGCTGCTGTACTCCTCGGGCACCACGGGGACGCCGAAGGGAATCGTCCACACGCACGCGGGCGTGCAAACGCAGTGTGCGAAGGAACTCCACTTCGGGTTCGACCTCAAACCCGCCGACCGCTTCTTCTGGGTCAGCGACATCGGCTGGATGATGGGGCCCTGGACCCTGATCGGCGTCCACACCTTCGGCGGCAGCGTCTTCATGTACGAGGGCGCCCCCGACCACCCGAACCCGGACCGCTTCTGGGAAATGATCGACCGCCACAAACTCACCCAGTTCGGCATCTCGCCGACCGCCATCCGCGCGCTTCGGAAGCACGGTGACGAGTGGCTCGAGGGCCACGACCTCTCCTCCCTTCGAATACTGGGCTCGACGGGCGAACCGTGGGACCCCGAGAGCTGGCAATGGTTCTACGAGAACGTTAGCGGGAGCAAGGCACCGATCGTCAACATCTCCGGGGGCACCGAGATCTGCGGCTGTTTCCTGATGCCGATGCCCGACCAGCCGCTCAAGCCGTGTACCCTGGGCGGTCCCGGCCTCGGCATGGACATCGACATCGTCGACCGGGACGGTAATTCGGTGAAAGACGATCACGAGCGCGGCTTCCTCGTCACCCGCGATTCGTGCCCCTCGATGACCAAATCGCTGTGGAGTGGCGACGAACGCTACCTCGAGGAGTACTGGTCCACCTTCGAGGACCTCTGGGATCACGGCGACTGGGCCCAGCAGGACGAGGACGGCTTCTGGTTCCTCCACGGTCGGGCCGACGACGCCTTGAACGTGGCGGGCCGGAAGGTCGGTCCCGCCGAAATCGAGGGCGTGTTGATCGATCACGAGGCCGTCAACCAGGCCGCGGCGGTGGGCGTCCCCGACGACACGACCGGCACCGCGGTCGTCGCCTACGCCATCCTCGAGGACGGCGTCGACGAATCGGAGGAACTCCGCGAGGAACTCCGGGAACAGATCGGCGAGGAGCACGGCAAACCGTTCCGACCCCGCGAGATCCTCTTCGTCGACGCCTTCCCGAAGACGCAGTCGGGCAAGATCATCCGCCGGGCCATCGAGGCCGCCTACACCGGCGAGGACCTCGGCGACCTCTCGAGTCTCGAGAACCCGGACGCGCTCGAGGCGCTCGAGGACGCCCGGTAG
- a CDS encoding aldehyde ferredoxin oxidoreductase C-terminal domain-containing protein, whose translation MRHARGPLLTVDVSDRTATTTDIDDVLERTVGGRATATALAHDRIPFDADPFGPENRAYLSTGPLQQSRMSFTGRMNMTGLSPLTDGLVSTNAGGYLSRNFVGTGISVLEVVGESDELLAVHVTDDEDGVEVEFEPVPKLENALVPGISQHMADTRDLGPEHCIAIGPAGENLVRFASVMTFDSRAFGRGGLGAVLGSKNVKCVTFEGDSAPDVEFPPVQMDVHKEAAESDDLMKRQGTTGGTEFINDNFSLPTRYFQDYEFEHVADIGGNAVEEKKYKRAACSACAYGCKLPTRDEETALETEGPEFETVYSFGSLQGVGDVVDVMKGNELCDMLGMDTISAGVTVAAYLESEDAFGEADLAHEVTERIAYRDGIGDVLAEGVHRCHEELGVDNYTVKGMEFAAHDGRVLHGQGLSYAVANRGGDHMYAGMLSLEYSGELDPEGTLGKAETLVDEENSSAFRDTGIVCAFGGDYVTDERLEELFDADYADLMAVGARTVERERHFNNQRGFGVEDDRTPYDLPDLEAAVGEYYEARGWNDDGTVPAGRVDSVAPSAD comes from the coding sequence ATGCGCCACGCACGGGGTCCCCTGCTCACGGTCGACGTGAGCGACCGGACCGCAACCACGACCGATATCGACGACGTGCTCGAGCGAACCGTCGGCGGCCGCGCGACGGCCACCGCCCTCGCCCACGACCGCATCCCGTTCGACGCCGATCCGTTCGGGCCCGAGAATCGTGCCTACCTCTCGACGGGACCGCTCCAGCAGAGCCGGATGTCCTTCACCGGCCGAATGAATATGACCGGGCTCTCACCGCTGACAGACGGCCTGGTCTCCACCAACGCCGGCGGCTACCTCTCCCGGAACTTCGTGGGAACGGGCATCAGCGTCCTCGAAGTCGTCGGCGAGAGCGACGAGTTGCTCGCGGTACACGTTACGGACGACGAGGACGGCGTCGAAGTCGAGTTCGAACCAGTCCCCAAGCTCGAGAACGCGCTCGTACCCGGAATCTCCCAGCACATGGCCGACACCCGAGACCTCGGCCCCGAACACTGCATCGCCATCGGCCCCGCCGGCGAGAACCTCGTGCGCTTCGCGAGCGTGATGACCTTCGACTCGCGAGCGTTCGGTCGGGGCGGGCTCGGGGCCGTTCTGGGGTCGAAGAACGTCAAGTGCGTCACCTTCGAGGGCGACTCCGCGCCCGACGTCGAGTTCCCGCCGGTCCAGATGGACGTTCACAAGGAAGCCGCCGAGTCCGATGACCTGATGAAACGCCAGGGGACGACTGGCGGTACCGAGTTCATCAACGACAACTTCTCCCTGCCGACGCGGTACTTCCAGGACTACGAGTTCGAACACGTGGCCGACATCGGCGGCAACGCCGTCGAGGAGAAGAAGTACAAGCGCGCGGCCTGTTCGGCCTGCGCCTACGGCTGTAAACTTCCGACCAGGGACGAGGAGACGGCCCTCGAGACCGAGGGACCGGAGTTCGAGACGGTCTACTCCTTTGGCTCCCTGCAGGGGGTGGGCGACGTCGTCGACGTGATGAAGGGGAACGAACTCTGTGACATGCTGGGGATGGACACCATCTCCGCCGGCGTGACGGTCGCCGCCTACCTCGAGAGCGAGGACGCCTTCGGCGAAGCCGACCTCGCCCACGAGGTTACCGAGCGAATTGCCTATCGCGACGGCATCGGCGACGTACTCGCCGAAGGCGTCCACCGCTGTCACGAGGAACTGGGCGTCGACAACTACACGGTCAAGGGGATGGAGTTCGCCGCCCACGACGGGCGCGTCCTCCACGGGCAGGGGCTTTCCTACGCCGTCGCCAACCGCGGCGGCGACCACATGTACGCCGGCATGCTGAGCCTCGAGTACAGCGGTGAACTCGACCCGGAGGGCACGCTCGGCAAGGCCGAGACACTGGTCGACGAGGAGAACTCGTCGGCGTTTCGCGATACAGGAATCGTTTGCGCGTTCGGCGGCGACTACGTGACCGACGAGCGACTCGAGGAACTCTTCGACGCGGATTACGCGGACCTCATGGCCGTCGGCGCTCGCACGGTCGAGCGGGAGCGCCACTTCAACAACCAGCGCGGGTTCGGCGTCGAGGACGACCGAACTCCCTACGACCTGCCGGACCTCGAGGCCGCAGTGGGTGAGTACTATGAGGCTCGCGGCTGGAACGACGACGGGACGGTTCCGGCGGGGCGAGTCGATTCGGTCGCTCCCTCCGCGGACTGA
- a CDS encoding GNAT family N-acetyltransferase: protein MYVRDAKNREEVWLLDHIEAMGLDDTAFRSRDYVVAIDEESGEKAGFGRIRVHKPDDADDVCELTSIGVLEEWRGQGVGAHVIERLVEYADDEGFETVYTLTGEGAYLAQFGFSRLEESALPAVLQERLADKREGVDPDAVPLAIGVDGFEMPGRLREAFKEANESGDADASDEDSPEDFGIDPDTATYKYDTGRR from the coding sequence ATGTACGTACGGGACGCGAAAAACCGGGAAGAGGTCTGGCTTCTCGATCACATCGAGGCAATGGGGCTCGACGACACGGCGTTCCGATCGCGCGACTACGTGGTCGCCATCGACGAAGAGTCGGGGGAGAAGGCGGGGTTCGGCCGCATCCGCGTCCACAAACCCGACGACGCTGACGACGTCTGCGAGTTGACGAGTATCGGCGTCCTCGAGGAGTGGCGCGGCCAGGGCGTCGGCGCCCACGTGATCGAGCGGCTAGTTGAGTACGCCGACGACGAGGGCTTCGAGACGGTCTACACCCTCACCGGTGAGGGGGCCTACCTCGCGCAGTTCGGCTTCAGTCGCCTCGAGGAATCGGCTCTCCCCGCCGTGTTACAGGAGCGACTGGCGGACAAACGGGAGGGCGTCGATCCGGACGCGGTCCCACTTGCGATAGGCGTCGACGGGTTCGAGATGCCCGGACGGCTACGGGAAGCGTTCAAGGAAGCGAACGAATCCGGGGACGCCGACGCTAGCGACGAGGATTCCCCCGAGGACTTTGGCATCGATCCTGACACGGCCACGTACAAGTACGACACCGGCCGTCGATGA